Below is a window of Pocillopora verrucosa isolate sample1 chromosome 6, ASM3666991v2, whole genome shotgun sequence DNA.
ATGATATGGACACTTGATTAGCTCCCTACCAATGAAAGTTCATTAAGAAAAATCACCAAAATAGGAACAAATTAGCTTTAAGAGTCAAACGTACAGACAGACATCTTTGATACCATTAGcatttcacaattattttaaacgCCGTCTCCTCAGTACGTAGAAATTCACCTTTAGCTGAGCGGAGAAGATGGAGTGTAACGTTTAATCTCGGAAAATTaaaggttttgaaaataattcaataagaaaaggaaagttttgatttaaatCCATGCACCCACTTGCACGATGTTTGTTTTATTACATCATTAtcaattacattttaaaacattcataAGCAATATGGACATTTTTCtgatgacaaaacaaaattaagtttACAACTGTTTATAGCAAGGAGAAGCGAGGTGCTGAATGTACAccgcagagaaaaaaaattgttggttgATGCAACTCATCTACCAAACAAGTGGATAAAGCCATTATTTCTTTCGCTTTCTTATACGAACATTCATAAGAGTATAAGTTACGTCAAGAGATTATAAGAGATTATATATTCTCTTGTGCAAGTACATCTTTCCTTTAATTAATAATTGATGCATGCAAAGTAAAGTTTAGTGTTTCCATTGCCTTTCCTTTATGTTGTTTTACGTGACTAGCAAAAAATACCATCGACAGACCTAGAGCAAAAAATTTAAGCGACGAGCGTTCTCTATCGGTCAGCTTTGCGCTAAAAGTACTTATGCGATGGTGTATAACTCGAGGATGGTCTAACTCCATGGACAGCAAAGTGCCTGTCGGATTGTCTGCTTCATAGCTCGTCTCACTTCAGTAATCTTCCAGCAATAGAGAAAAGGGTTTAACGTCGAGTTAAAGTAAACTAAGATAACTGCCATTGCATATGCGACGCCTAAGTATGATGAATATGTTGTACTATAAGtgattacaatttttataataaggTATGGTGTGTAACAAACAACTAATACTGACTGTACCCACAGAGCACTGTACACTGCttttctgtatcgcgccatgttcagtgcacTTGGATGGttcggctgttgttgaacatgatcttgtgCCTGATGATTTCTAAGAGTGCGaaatatctttgtgtacgaggcgattGAAATAAGCAGTGAAAGTGGTATCAATATCTGGGCACACAAAACGATTATACGCCTTTCGAAAATGGCGCATAAAGAGGCGACAAGACATAAAACCCAAAAGTTAGCTATAATAATACAAACACTattcaaagttacaatctctttgtatctcagccctgccaacagggcgagaagtctgtccacgcttattgcCGCCATCGTCAACAAAGAAACTCCACATAATGCTGAGCCTATGATGTAGGCTGCTCTCTCTGCGTAATAACAAAGAGtccagtgttcgtgaaccaCGGACATCCAACAGGTAACATAGAGAGGCTGAGCAataagaccaaccaacagatcagttgttgcgagacaacgatacaagagtttggacggcgcATGGAGGGcagattccttgtgaagggcaacaaggataagagaattgCCAAGAAAtgttgtgatggagaggagaatgttgactgATGCGAAAGATGCTGGTTGAAGCCCACCCACCAAAGAGGGGGAGCATAGCCATAGCATTTTAGATGTTTTCGGCAGTGTTTCACCTCTGGTGAAATTTGTTGTCGACATAATTCTGCATTCGTTTCCTCTGTTCTTGCAACGAGGAATATTTCGTCTAACTGAAACcttccttgaaagaaaaaattaagactTCCTCACTAGCTTTCAATCATTTAAAATGCGTCAGAAATTTGTAGCCGTGGGATGCCTCAGGCATGAAACTGATGCTGATTGATGCCCCCCGCTAAAGAGAGAGAGTTTAGGAGTTCTTCAATTGTTTTCGTCTGTGTTCCAATTCTTATGAAATTTGTTGTAGGCTATCTAAAATTGCAATGAGTTATATGTCGTCTAAACAGCCGACAACCAGCCAAGATCAATGACACCTCATACATCAGTTAATAATATTCATACACATGGACTAATACCTCATCAACGTTAACTCATTTAAAATACGTCAGAAAATTGTCTGTTGTGTCCAATTATTGAACCTTTGAAGTGCCTCAGGTGTAAAATGGCAATAAGTAGAAAATGGATAGACATCTGTAgtattattcttttaaaagaacgacGAACAATCTCCTTTTACCTGGATCAAATTTCACTGATATAGTACTAACCTGGTATCCAAATCATTCGTGTGAAGTTCAGACTTGTATCATTAGTAGCCATGAagaattggaaataaaaatttcaagctgGTGATTTTACTTGGTCTTAGAAAAGTTGGATTGGAGACAATCTGCGAATACAtcaaacaattcaaatttaaattttggtcACAGATGCAAACGTATTTCTAAATGTTTGGGTCGATTTGTAAAGACGTGCTTTTTtctatctgttttgttttgcgtcTCCGgacttattttaaaaacaaaaccgtAACAAGATGTCATGCCGCGCGccaaaccatttttttaaattcgttcTCTACCAGCCTTTTTCCTTTCGTCAGGAAAGTTGtaatggtattttttttaacaaaaactgtttGGCCTATTTTGCCTATTTCTCCCTATGatgtaatttcctttcttcatccCTTTGGTCATTAAGATAAGAAAAATAGGCGTTAACTAAAAATAAAGGAGGCGGAGAAACCATTGTTTTGCACCAGCCATGATGGCACTACGCGCTCGGTATCGTTTTAATCTCAGGGTTCCATCGGGTACCAAAACAATCATTTCTTTTCGTTTGATGCCAATTTTTATTCCAACTTTACTTTTGTCATCTTCgatctgcaattttttttcttttaaagttaaTTCCTTTGGCAAGCACACATACATGGGTCAGTAATATTTCTGTTTGACGATATGATAAGGAAACTCTcttttgtcagtttttgaaTGACAGCATAAGCGGTTTAAGCGGTATATTTAAATATACTGTCATTCTTTTGGGCCGGTAATTAAGTGCAAAGATTATCCCTGTATTGTGGTGAATTCTGAATTCCTAAAAATTGTCATGGAACGAgttcaaggaaaaagaagtgaAAGTTAGGAACAGTTAATCACTCGGGTTGGTAGACATAGGatcaataaaaattgaagaaaacacAGACCAGCATTAAACTGGatatatcaaatatttcaaaagttgacaatATTCTTGTCATGAGTTAATCTGTGATAGCatccagaaaaatatttttttttagttaacgCCAATTGCACAAGAACGATCCCTGAAACCCTATTTCCTTCGTAACATCTCAAATAAAAACCTCCTCACTACATTTACACTACCGTTTACACGTTTGTAATACGTCAAAAAATTGTTCGCTGTGtcaaaaaagccttttttgtgcTTAACTTGTCATGTACATCACGTATGAAATAGGAATAGGAGGCAACTATTCAAAGACatctttaaaattattatttcatgtTGCAACAAACAATCCCGCTTTATTTAGTTTGCGAGAAGGCACTCAATATTAAGGCTTCAATGCGAATTGAATAAGTTTGAGGATGTAAGGCCACAGATGCAAACTTATTTTAAGATATTTAAATTTAACTGTGTGATTGGTAACATTTTGTGGCTCTTTTATCTCTGTTACGTTTCCgacaaaacaagaaacaaaacaaaagaaaagcaagaaattacgtgtttaaacaattttttttgctgtttcttttaaattttcattttgttctccTCCTTTCGCCATCAATTTTGTAGTGATTGTCCTGGAAAAATTATAAGCCAAAGTTAGCCTATTATACCTTAgttatgaaatttttctctgcctGCTTCTTGTCCGCGAAATGAGGAGAAAAATCAGTCGGATACCAAGCAAGCTTTTACGTATACGACAGGTGTCTGAATTTCTTCATGTTGTAATTCCCCTGTGCGATTCGCCTTTCTTCTCCGATAACCCGAGTTACATGGCTATGCTAAAGTGAACATGATAATCTGTTGATCGAGAGggaaattgaagaaatgtataCTTAAAAACTATCGACAAtcgataaaaaaattcaagaattaTTTGCCAAAGATGAAGTAAACATTGTTGAATAAttcccgagacgaagtcgagtCAAAAACTGTACCTTGTTAAACTGACATTAACAGCATTTATTATTTATGAACCTAAAATCATTCTTGGTTGCGTGTTAATTAAGCAACTCCAGCGTATCTTTCAAGCTCcccaaacttcctgcgtgcatCGTATATTAATAACCGCACACAGACGCACGAAACAATCGTTAAAAATACTCTGTTAAAGATTAGGAGAAACTAGTTAACCATCACAGACACGCAGCCTCGTTTAAGTTTGGGGTCaaagcaaattttgtttttgcagaATAATTACTCTTTATAGATTCAACATTTTAGATCGGCTTCAAATCAGTCATTTCATCTACCGACGGAGGATTAGCTGACAGAAAAACTAGATGAATGACTTAATTCATTGCTAAGAGATGCGTCAATCCTTCCTTTAGAAAGAGTTCTTTCCCagggaattttcttttcagtacaGCGACGGTAGCTTTAAaactaatcaaacaaaaagatgtttgtCGCAACCAGCTGTTGATTTAACTAGATAAcgtttcagtttaatttcaaattagcaTTGAAAGGGAATTTTCTTGACAAACACAAAGACATGggctaaattttttgttttacaatacgATATGAGACTCATAAGTCTTAAAAGATCTATTTTATCACTTCTTTAATGGGTGAAATAAACATGTCGTTTTTAGGCCGATAATTAGATGGTATGGTATTAAATGGACTGTCTCTTTTGGCAATATGGCGTCAACATCAACGTCAAGcgctttcttttaattacaGGAAAAATGAGTCGAAATAGTTTTCTCGAAACACACAAGATCGGCCTCAAACACATCTCCTAAACTACTCTTCGAAGTTTTATCTGATGCCTTCATACTGCTAAGAGGAGaaaacatgaaagtaaaatgtttgcATATCTTTTCTTCAATTATGACACTTGTATTTTAGCATAGCGGCAAGAAaccatatttttgaaaacacatAGCTAGGCTTACCTAGTCTGTCTCTAAATTGTTCTCAGAGATATAAAGACTATCGAGAACAGCCTGTGCAACTATTCTATTGAGCCACTTATTCACTTTTATCCAATAAGGTATTTAACGACTGCTCTCCAATAATAATCGTGACTCAATAAGTCTGCTTTCAAAGTCTGAGGAACAACTCGAGGACTCCTAACTCAGCAAAGTGCTTCTTTAATTGTCTgcttcactgcttgtctcacttccctaatcttccagcagtataggAACGGGTTTAACGTCGAGTTGAAGCAAAGTATAATAACTGCTACTTTACATATGACGACTAggagaaatgaatattttttggTATGAGCGATCACAATATTCACTATACATATTGGTGCATAACAAAcagctaatgctaactgcacccacagtgcactgtacactgcctttctgAATCGtgccatgttcagtgcatttgtttGGCTCGGCTGCTGTTGATCTCGTACTTGTGCTTGGTAATACCTGAGAGTgcaaaaaatctttgtgtatGATGCGAATGATATTACCAGGCAAAATGATATAACTAGGGAGCTGTACATAAAGATTATacggtgataaaaaaaatccacttaaaGAGGCGACAAGGGTAAAAACCCAAAAGGTAGTTACAATAATATACGTGCGCTTCAAAGTgacaatttgtttgtatctcagtcccaacatcagggcgagaagtctgtcaacgcttatggccgtcatcgTCATCAAAGACACTAAACTCAATACACGGCCTGTGGTGCTGGCTGCGTCccttgcgtatcgacaaagGCTCCAGTGTTCCTGAACCACGGATATCCAACATAGAGCATCGAGAGGCTGAgcaacaagaccaaccaacaggaGTTTTGACTGCGGATGTAGGCAAGATTtcttgtgaagggcaacaaggataagagaatttcCAGCAAATGCTGTAATGGAGAAGAGAATGTCAACCGCTACGAAGCAAATTGATAGTTGTTGTTGAAGCCCACCCACCAAAGAGGGAGAGCATAGCAGTTCTTTAAATGATTCCGTGCGACTTCTACCGCTACTGAAATTTGTTGTCGACATAATTCTGTCTTCGGCGTGTCCCTTTTCTTGTAGGTTTCTGTTCTTGCAACGGAAAATGGCAGCAAGGATTACTGAAGCCTAACTTCCTAACTAACAGTCGCATAAAGACTTACTCATTCAAAATGCATTAGGAAATTTTCTATTGGgtcaaaaaattttatttttcccgGGAATCTTTGGGTGCCTCTTTTatgaaaaagcaattaaaggCACATACAGAAACATCTGTTATTTCGGTGTTTCTATATACAGTGCGGCAAAGAGCCGCTTTTTACCAGAATCAAATCCCATTATAATAGGATGCTAGTCAAGGGTCCATATCTTTCGTGTGAAGTTAAGACTTGAATCATTATCAGCTACGGAAAGCTAAAAGTGCAAAAGCTCAAGCTGGCGATGTCAATTATTCTATGAGAAAAACTGAATTCGTGACAATCACCTAATGTATTACGTAGAATACATAactattcaaaattaatgtacGGCCACACATACaaacttgtttcaaaatatttgaaattaactgTGTATCAAATTGCGCTTTGTAGCTTTTTTTCTCTCCGTTTCGTATCCGActagaacaaaaaacaaaatagtaacaGGATCAAGTTATCACGCCATTAAACCATTTCCTGTAACTGTAAAAGGaaagttattcaatttttgttccTGCGATTCTCTAAGGCAATTAGCGACTCTTCTTTAGTGATGAAAATTAGTTCCTAATAATAAGTTAAACAGGATAATTTATTAATCGAGATGGAAAATGAAGGGATGGGCGCTCAAAGCTTATCAATAAtcgataaaaaaatttacaattgttCTTAGAGAGGCTTCGTCTTTACCAACCCTGACCCATATTTCAAACTCTCTAAAACTGCCACGTGCTTTTTATCGCACACGGAGGAACGAATAAGTTGTTAAGAAGACACCCGCTTGCCAAGACAGATTCGGACTTGTATTATGCCTCGTTTACATGATTACGTTTCTTTCGACGTTATACATATATGTAAATACCtgtttttaaaacctttttcaaatttgaaaatttatatcaaataaatatgtctactcttttctcatcaaaaagagacactatgtgatgagaaaagaaaatatatatatatatatatatatatatatatatatatatatatatatatatatatatacatactaTTTatccattgttttctt
It encodes the following:
- the LOC136281930 gene encoding adenosine receptor A2a-like produces the protein MSTTNFSSGRSRTESFKELLCSPSLVGGLQQQLSICFVAVDILFSITAFAGNSLILVALHKKSCLHPQSKLLLVGLVAQPLDALCWISVVQEHWSLCRYARDAASTTGRVLSLVSLMTMTAISVDRLLALMLGLRYKQIVTLKRTYYQAQVRDQQQPSQTNALNMARFRKAVYSALWVQLALAVCYAPICIVNIVIAHTKKYSFLLVVICKVAVIILCFNSTLNPFLYCWKIREVRQAVKQTIKEALC
- the LOC131794102 gene encoding melanocortin receptor 5-like, with the translated sequence MSTTNFTRGETLPKTSKMLWLCSPSLVGGLQPASFASVNILLSITTFLGNSLILVALHKESALHAPSKLLYRCLATTDLLVGLIAQPLYVTCWMSVVHEHWTLCYYAERAAYIIGSALCGVSLLTMAAISVDRLLALLAGLRYKEIVTLNSVCIIIANFWVLCLVASLCAIFERRIIVLCAQILIPLSLLISIASYTKIFRTLRNHQAQDHVQQQPNHPSALNMARYRKAVYSALWVQSVLVVCYTPYLIIKIVITYSTTYSSYLGVAYAMAVILVYFNSTLNPFLYCWKITEVRRAMKQTIRQALCCPWS